The proteins below are encoded in one region of Penicillium psychrofluorescens genome assembly, chromosome: 4:
- a CDS encoding uncharacterized protein (ID:PFLUO_005815-T1.cds;~source:funannotate): MTKIDYFVKGTVGGRSSEGEIYSRQEIHDLYKDKSQWQLYLLGLRKWYDIPADHPLSYFQIAGIHGMPYKQWNEEETQKIGLNETIGYCTHTTVLFPSWHRPYLVMYEQRLQEILLQEVLPKIPSSEQVKWRKEIEKFRVPYWDWAAPTPELPKGKAASDKIKRDWLPPDSWEATVPIFIPGHEGPIANPLYKFAMPGGKTMGDYGVSFLQADENDKVLYGNCTGLSRCPKAKYYASTEVHTAEYKKWREGEIDNEQIYANFKALPWVNISETDDASKEIHEKFAKFNGGSRAAENVYRMFAYSTNYENFASAGGLGEATAGSNKLPQGHWYQSLEAIHNSIHWWVGGDNNGHMSQVPVASFDPFFWLHHADDEYRNIERFFSMWQFLHNDEPDSICWFEKRSEKVANTSGQPVNKEGKVWTKDQGEENALKRDRGPDTPLTPFRKSKESNLTSNDVRDIAKFNYTYPQLQRRGRSDAKIKEDIWTEINQKYSPYRKQVLKQGASQKGDLEVVVNIEYNKYLFGGKPYVIKLYLRRGQNRDPRSEQIGDIYNFSAPGKNDNGETCSNCVQQEASGLRCRAQFTLSDLKAYFKAVDPTLDTDDEDTVERFLKGRLYVMVYAPTQKTSGRAIAFQLGDNSQHAPIQVAIASTRVQYSQDETKRSNFEGFKTFPQLAGDMANLLLVPPGALVLSLTGSVLGTLDESGQVVTAAGKQALQDVTGITNSGFDDLLKIGFGTVAGLTGAISNTTTILTSALGGNGRDNKAPGNNDGSENSGGLGGFGSAFGF, translated from the exons ATGACAAAGATCGACTACTTCGTGAAGGGCACAGTGGGTGGCAGGAGCTCCGAAGGAGAAATTTACTCCAGACAGGAGATACATGATCTGTATAAAGACAAAAGCCAATGGCAATTGTATCTTCTAGGCCTGAGAAAGTGGTATGATATTCCTGCCGACCATCCCCTGTCATATTTTCAAATTGCCG GGATTCATGGCATGCCATACAAGCAATGGAATGAGGAGGAAACCCAGAAGATCGGCCTAAATGAAACAATTGGATACTGCACTCATACGACGGTTCTGTTCCCGAGTTGGCATCGGCCGTACCTGGTCATGTATGAG CAACGACTGCAAGAAATTTTATTGCAAGAGGTCTTGCCCAAGATCCCATCCTCTGAGCAGGTGAAGTGGAGGAAGGAAATTGAAAAGTTCCGCGTTCCTTATTGGGACTGGGCCGCGCCTACTCCAGAGCTGCCGAAAGGCAAGGCCGCGTCGGATAAAATCAAGCGTGACTGGCTCCCACCTGACAGCTGGGAGGCCACTGTTCCTATTTTCATTCCAGGACATGAAGGACCGATTGCGAATCCCCTCTATAAATTTGCCATGCCAGGCGGTAAAACGATGGGAGACTATGGTGTTTCATTTCTTCAAGCTGACGAAAATGATAAGGTGCTT TATGGTAACTGCACTGGTCTTAGCCGATGCCCAAAAGCCAAATATTACGCTAGCACGGAAGTTCATACGGCAGAATACAAGAAGTGGCGGGAGGGCGAAATTGACAACGAACAGATTTACGCCAACTTCAAAGCCTTGCCGTGGGTCAATATTAGCGAGACAGATGATGCATCCAAAGAGATCCACGAGAAGTTTGCCAAATTTAATGGAGGAAGCAGGGCAGCAGAGAATGTGTATCGCATGTTCGCATATTCAACCAATTATGAGAACTTTGCCAGTGCGGGTGGCCTTGGTGAGGCCACTGCTGGCTCCAATAAGTTGCCGCAAGGGCATTGGTACCAGAGCTTGGAGGCAATTCACAACAGCATCCATtggtgggttggtggtgATAACAATGGCCATATGTCCCAGGTACCCGTTGCTTCCTT TGATCCTTTCTTCTGGTTGCATCATGC TGACGACGAGTACAGGAATATTGAACGTTTTTTTTCCATGTGGCAATTTCTCCATAACGACGAGCCAGACTCAATTTGCTGGTTTGAAAAGCGGTCCGAGAAAGTGGCAAATACAAGTGGCCAGCCAGTCAATAAGGAAGGAAAAGTCTGGACTAAGGATCAAGGAGAGGAGAATGCGCTCAAAAGGGACCGCGGTCCGGATACGCCACTGACGCCTTTCCGAAAGAGTAAGGAGAGTAACCTTACATCCAATGATGTTAGGGACATTGCCAAGTTCAACTATACTTATccgcagctgcagcgccgAGGCCGCAGTGATGCAAAGATCAAAGAAGACATCTGGACAGAGATTAATCAAAAGTATTCTCCCTATCGGAAACAAGTACTGAAGCAGGGAGCGAGCCAGAAGGGAGATTTGGAAGTTGTCGTAAACATTGAATACAATAA ATATCTGTTCGGAGGAAAGCCTTATGTCATCAAGTTGTACCTCAGACGTGGTCAGAATAGAGACCCACGGAGTGAACAGATTGGAGATATCTATAACTTCAGCGCGCCCGGGAAAAATGACAACGGAGAGACTTGCTCAAACTGTGTTCAGCAGGAGGCATCAGGTCTCCGATGCCGCGCACAGTTTACACTTAGCGATCTCAAGGCTTATTTTAAAGCGGTAGATCCCACTTTGGACACAGATGACGAAGATACCGTTGAAAGATTCTTGAAAGGGAGGCTTTATGTGATGGTTTATGCC CCGACCCAAAAGACCTCTGGTCGCGCCATTGCCTTTCAACTTGGAGACAACAGCCAGCATGCACCCATCCAAGTAGCTATCGCTTCGACCCGTGTGCAATATAGCCAGGATGAGACAAAACGCAGCAATTTCGAGGGGTTCAAAACATTTCCGCAGCTGGCTGGTGATATGGCCAATTTGCTGTTGGTTCCTCCCGGCGCCTTGGTTTTGTCCTTGACTGGTAGTGTGCTCGGCACTTTAGACGAGAGTGGCCAGGTTGTTACTGCCGCTGGGAAACAGGCTCTACAAGATGTCACTGGCATTACCAACAGTGGATTTGATGACCTGTTAAAAATCGGATTTGGGACTGTTGCAGGACTTACGGGGGCTATCAGTAACACCACGACAATCCTCACATCAGCACTGGGTGGCAATGGCCGGGATAATAAGGCTCCTGGTAACAACGACGGCAGCGAGAACAGTGGGGGATTGGGGGGATTTGGTTCAGCTTTCGGGTTTTAG